From the Primulina tabacum isolate GXHZ01 chromosome 3, ASM2559414v2, whole genome shotgun sequence genome, one window contains:
- the LOC142538419 gene encoding serine/threonine-protein phosphatase 7 long form homolog, translating to MAENTENVLYLRDRHISININAENMDAIISPRRSDKCLWRLLNAGIHLRVRLCLARMGFYGVIQCGPIKYYDNHLLTAIVERWRRETHTFHLAVGEATITLQDVALIWGLNIDGIPITGVDIAYNKHTLQQRCATWLGFTPTYSQIKGAHLYLTTLLDHCLNNMVNDESTEEEVTQYSCCVALMIIGVCMFPDSEGAAVKLMYLQFLEDIEFVNTYSWGSVVLAYLYRELCDTSMSLKVDLCGPVQILQIWVWSRIILLCTDRAQQVSISEEQDLPFPPYGARWRRGFSWTHTAQHSVRIMRDMLDRMVEGHFLWTVYDMESPEVGRILDENSIHLCRSACTLINFHIVEMHRPERCLRQFGMRQGIPPPATNFDNFHRLTRQGRNNFDWATYHADFVEMWNDRYNFVIGGDYVIPGTPAITVDYIGWYYRISQIVLSPPVVPSNIMSYHPVDANYRQFIARPAHVQYPPMWTGNEFEPGPSICVAQFLHLTFQIVGELSTTIYSRLKTRIEKSFTEAINSPLLLKTILTPSSGLSGL from the exons atggctgaAAATACGGAGAATGTGTTGTATTTGCGGGATAGACACATATCAATTAATATCAACGCTGAAAATATGGATGCAATAATTTCGCCACGCCGGtcagacaaatgtctttggAGATTGCTTAATGCTGGGATTCACCTCCGTGTCCGCCTATGTCTTGCACGCATGGGCTTCTATGGTGTCATTCAGTGTGGTCCTattaaatattatgataatCATTTGCTTACAGCCATTGTTGAGAGATGGCGTCGTGAGACACACACATTTCACCTAGCCGTGGGCGAGGCAACAATCACTCTGCAGGACGTTGCCCTTATTTGGGGGTTGAATATTGATGGCATTCCCATCACTGGTGTAGATATCGCGTACAATAAACATACTTTACAACAGCGCTGCGCTACTTGGTTGGGTTTTACGCCCACATATTCTCAGATTAAAGGtgcacatctttatctaacCACTTTGCTAGACCATTGCCTAAATAATATGGTTAATGACGAGAGCACTGAAGAGGAGGTGACACAATATTCTTGTTGTGTTGCATTAATGATCATTGGTGTATGTATGTTTCCGGACTCGGAAGGTGCTGCTGTGAAACTTATGTATTTGCAGTTCCTTGAGGACATAGAATTTGTGAATACGTACAGCTGGGGTTCTGTTGTGTTGGCATATCTTTATAGAGAGTTGTGCGACACATCAATGAGTTTGAAGGTTGATTTGTGTGGCCCAGTTCAGATATTGCAG ATTTGGGTGTGGTCTAGGATTATTCTTCTTTGCACTGATAGAGCTCAACAGGTATCTATTTCAGAAGAGCAGGATCTACCATTCCCACCATACGGCGCACG GTGGAGACGCGGATTTTCTTGGACACACACGGCCCAGCATTCGGTCCGTATAATGAGAGATATGCTTGACAGGATGGTAGAAGGACAT TTTCTATGGACAGTTTATGATATGGAGTCTCCGGAGGTTGGCAGAATTCTGGATGAAAATAGCATTCATCTATGTCGGTCGGCATGCACATTGATTAATTTTCATATCGTTGAGATGCATAGACCAGAGCGGTGTCTCCGACAGTTCGGAATGCGTCAGGGTATTCCGCCACCTGCTACTAACTTCGACAATTTCCATAGGCTGACTCGACAAGGCCGGAACAACTTCGATTGGGCGACATATCACGCGGATTTTGTAGAAATGTGGAATGATAGATATAATTTTGTGATTGGTGGAGACTATGTCATACCTGGTACGCCCGCCATCACAGTGGACTATATTGGTTGGTATTATCGCATTTCACAGATAGTGCTCTCGCCGCCAGTGGTACCTTCGAACATCATGAGCTATCATCCTGTTGATGCAAACTACCGACAATTTATC GCACGCCCAGCTCATGTGCAATATCCACCGATGTGGACAGGAAATGAGTTTGAACCCGGACCATCGATTTGTGTGGCCCAGTTCTTGCATTTGACCTTCCAAATTGTCGGAGAACTTTCGACAACGATATATTCACGTCTCAAAACCCGAATTGAAAAATCCTTCACAGAAGCTATTAACTCACCTTTGCTATTAAAAACCATTCTTACACCGAGCTCTGGCCTTTCAGGATTGTAA
- the LOC142540331 gene encoding putative pectinesterase/pectinesterase inhibitor 61, whose translation MEYGRLGPTEPKGSSAPSLNNEHTLKPKKSKLKLLLILAATLMVASAICDALVVTLRNTETAEKLRRRHPSQAMSRTCSKTLYQSLCLDSLLDFPGALGASDKDLVHISVNMTLQRVGRALYHASGFTNLPMGSYERSAYEDCLELLDDSVDLLTRSLVSVLPGGGDAAASSTQDVLTWISASLTNHDTCNEGFEQLTGDLKNQMSDRLKDLSELVSNSLAIYAANGGNDDFSGIPIQNRRRRLLSSVEKHEHFPSWLSRKDRMMLDMPVTAINADIIVSHDGNGTYKTIAEAIKKVPEHSSRRTIIYVRAGKYEENNLKVGRKKKNVMLIGDGKGKTVISGGRNIFDDITTFHTASFAATGAGFIARDISFENWAGPSKHQAVALRIGADHAVIFRCNIIGYQDTLYIHSQRQFYRECDIYGTVDFIFGNAAAVIQSCTIHARKPMSLQKNTITAQNRKDPNQNTGISIHACNLVADPDLEKEKDAYPTYLGRPWKLYSRTVYMLSNMGDHIHPSGWLEWNATFALDTLYYGEYMNYGLGSSLGQRVKWPGYRVIKSKEEASRFTVARLIHGSSWLPSTGVAFLSGLSN comes from the exons ATGGAGTATGGAAGGCTCGGACCCACCGAGCCAAAAGGCTCCTCTGCCCCGAGCCTGAACAACGAACACACCTTGAAACCAAAAAAATCCAAACTCAAGCTTCTGCTGATCCTCGCCGCCACTCTCATGGTAGCGTCCGCCATCTGCGATGCGCTGGTGGTGACTCTCCGAAACACAGAAACGGCCGAAAAGCTCCGTCGTCGGCATCCCTCCCAAGCCATGTCAAGAACCTGCAGCAAAACTTTGTACCAGTCTCTTTGTTTGGATTCCCTCTTAGATTTCCCAGGCGCACTCGGCGCCTCCGACAAAGACTTAGTTCACATTTCCGTTAACATGACTCTACAGCGAGTGGGCCGCGCTCTGTATCACGCGTCCGGATTCACTAACCTCCCCATGGGTTCTTACGAGAGATCAGCCTACGAGGATTGCCTCGAACTCCTGGACGATTCAGTGGACCTCCTCACGCGTTCACTCGTCTCCGTCTTACCTGGCGGGGGAGACGCCGCCGCCTCGTCGACTCAGGACGTCTTAACCTGGATCAGCGCCTCGCTGACAAATCATGACACCTGCAATGAAGGATTCGAGCAACTCACAGGAGACTTGAAGAATCAAATGTCGGATCGGTTGAAGGATTTATCCGAACTCGTGAGTAATTCACTCGCGATTTACGCTGCCAATGGCGGTAACGACGATTTCTCCGGGATCCCAATACAGAATCGCCGGCGGCGATTATTGAGCAGCGTGGAAAAACACGAGCATTTTCCGTCGTGGTTGTCCCGGAAAGATCGAATGATGTTAGACATGCCGGTGACGGCTATCAATGCCGATATAATCGTATCGCATGATGGGAATGGAACGTACAAGACGATCGCGGAGGCGATCAAGAAGGTGCCGGAGCACAGCAGTCGTCGAACTATAATCTATGTGAGGGCAGGAAA GTATGAAGAGAACAACTTGAAGGTGGGGAGGAAGAAGAAGAATGTGATGTTGATCGGAGATGGGAAGGGCAAGACGGTCATTTCGGGTGGGAGAAATATATTTGACGACATCACTACATTCCACACCGCATCTTTCG CGGCAACTGGAGCTGGCTTCATTGCGAGGGACATATCGTTTGAAAACTGGGCAGGACCGAGCAAGCACCAAGCTGTGGCGCTCCGTATCGGAGCCGATCACGCAGTGATTTTCCGATGCAACATCATTGGATATCAAGACACCCTATACATTCACTCCCAGAGGCAATTTTACCGTGAATGCGACATATATGGCACCGTAGACTTCATATTCGGTAACGCTGCAGCCGTTATCCAAAGCTGTACCATTCATGCCCGTAAGCCAATGTCACTTCAAAAGAATACAATCACCGCACAGAATCGCAAAGATCCTAACCAGAACACTGGCATTTCGATCCATGCCTGCAACCTCGTGGCGGATCCCGATCTTGAGAAAGAAAAGGATGCCTATCCAACATATTTAGGGCGACCATGGAAGCTATATTCGAGAACGGTGTACATGCTTTCCAACATGGGAGATCACATTCACCCTAGCGGTTGGTTAGAGTGGAATGCAACATTTGCACTAGACACATTGTACTACGGCGAGTATATGAATTATGGTCTCGGTAGCTCGTTAGGGCAGCGCGTAAAATGGCCAGGTTATCGTGTCATTAAGTCCAAGGAGGAGGCCAGCAGGTTCACCGTGGCACGGCTTATTCATGGATCATCTTGGTTGCCCTCGACCGGGGTCGCATTCTTGTCCGGCCTCtcaaattga
- the LOC142540332 gene encoding E3 ubiquitin-protein ligase SINAT5-like, with the protein MATIEIESVECFSSSDDIEDEEMQSLVSSHPHLFSSKNLNMVPSGMAPTSVHELLECPVCTNSMYPPIHQCHNGHTLCSTCKTRVHNRCPTCRQELGDIRCLALEKVAESLDLPCKYYSLGCLEIFPYYSKLKHEAVCNFRPYCCPYAGSECLVTGDIPFLVSHLKDDHKVDMHTGCTFNHRYVKSNPREVENATWMLTVFHCFGQYFCLHFEAFQLGMAPVYMAFLRFMGDENESRNFSYSLEVGANGRKLIFEGTPRSVRDSHRKVRDSHDGLIIQRNMALFFSGGDRKELKLRVTGRIWKEQQNPDAGACVPNLCS; encoded by the exons ATGGCAACAATTGAAATCGAGAGCGTTGAGTGTTTTTCTTCATCGGATGACATTGAAGATGAAGAGATGCAATCATTAGTTTCTTCTCACCCccatttgttttcttcaaagaatcTTAATATGGTGCCCTCTGGAATGGCTCCGACAAGCGTCCATGAATTGCTTGAATGCCCTGTCTGTACTAATTCTATGTACCCACCCATTCATCAG TGTCACAACGGGCACACTCTCTGTTCAACGTGCAAGACAAGAGTGCACAATCGATGCCCTACATGCAGGCAAGAGCTCGGTGACATCCGGTGCTTGGCACTGGAGAAGGTTGCTGAATCACTAGATCTACCTTGCAAATATTATTCTTTGGGATGCCTGGAAATTTTTCCATATTATAGTAAACTCAAACACGAAGCAGTTTGCAATTTCAGACCATACTGTTGTCCCTATGCTGGATCGGAGTGCTTGGTTACTGGGGACATTCCCTTCCTCGTATCCCATTTGAAAGATGATCATAAAGTGGACATGCACACAGGTTGTACTTTTAATCATCGCTATGTGAAGTCAAACCCTCGTGAAGTAGAAAATGCCACTTGGATGTTAACA GTATTCCATTGTTTCGGGCAATATTTCTGCCTTCACTTTGAAGCATTTCAACTCGGAATGGCACCAGTTTATATGGCATTTCTTCGTTTCATGGGCGATGAGAATGAATCCCGCAACTTCAGCTACAGTTTAGAGGTTGGAGCCAACGGCAGGAAGCTAATATTCGAGGGTACACCACGAAGTGTTCGAGATAGCCATCGTAAAGTAAGAGACAGCCACGATGGGCTTATTATTCAAAGAAACATGGCCCTCTTTTTCTCTGGAGGTGACAGGAAAGAGCTTAAGCTTCGAGTCACTGGAAGAATATGGAAAGAACAGCAGAATCCAGATGCTGGCGCCTGCGTACCAAATCTTTGTAGTTGA